A region from the Pogoniulus pusillus isolate bPogPus1 chromosome 43, bPogPus1.pri, whole genome shotgun sequence genome encodes:
- the SLC27A3 gene encoding long-chain fatty acid transport protein 3 produces MALAAALAALAALALLQRLLRPHLWADLAFVLRAARCRRRAVAAAGGCRSLTARFLRAAREAPGRPFLRARGRAEPYGSGARRVARVANALRGWPLGGSGELGPGVTVGLLVGNEPRFIWSWLGLAALGARPAFLGTALPPAALRHCLRACGARGLLVADVLFASVEPVLPSLQKDGIVVWVLGSGPYPPGVVALQELLDAASEELEPEDVWQPKDMNDTCLYIFTSGTTGLPKAARVSHLKSIMCLSFYELVGASSRDVVYLALPLYHMAGSLLGIVGCIGIGATCVLKEKFSAGQFWADCRAEGVTVFQYIGELCRYLINQPQRPGERDHGLRLAVGSGLRPDVWRSFLQRFGAIRIVETYGMTEGNVTLFNYTGTPGAVGRSSFIYKLFSPFEIVRYDVTEGAPVRDADGRCIRVRAGETGLLIAPVTPRTPFLGYAGSQELSEQKLLRGVFTEGDTYFSTGDLMEQDAAQFVRFRDRTGDTYRWKGENVATTEVAEVLVAHESLQEATVYGVTVPGREGRAGMAAVVLRPGWRLDGAALYRHLEQLLPPYARPRFLRLQERLAMTETFKQQKVRLAQEGFYPERVPDPLFLLDEAAKAYVPLGPVLLQGVLDGSFRI; encoded by the exons ATGGCGCTGGCGGCGGCGCTGGCGGCGCTAGCGGCTCTGGCGCTGCTGCAGCGGCTGCTCCGGCCGCACCTTTGGGCCGATCTAGCTTTCGTGCTGCGTGCGGCCCGGTGCCGGCGGCGAGCGGTAGCGGCGGCTGGGGGCTGCCGCTCATTGACCGCTCGGTTCTTGCGGGCAGCTCGGGAGGCACCGGGGCGACCGTTCCTGCGGGCACGGGGGAGAGCGGAGCCGTATGGGAGCGGGGCACGGAGGGTGGCCCGGGTGGCCAACGCGCTGCGGGGGTGGCCTCTGGGCGGGAGTGGGGAGCTGGGCCCCGGTGTCACcgtggggctgctggtggggaaCGAGCCGCGGTTCATCTGGAGTTGGCTGGGGCTGGCGGCGCTGGGAGCCCGTCCTGCCTTCCTGGGCACGGCGCTGCCGCCCGCCGCGCTCCGGCATTGCCTGCGGGCCTGCGGGGCACGGGGGCTGCTCGTGGCCGACG TCCTGTTTGCATCGGTGGAGCCcgtcctgcccagcctgcagaaggatGGCATCGTGGTGTGGGTGCTGGGCTCGGGGCCGTACCCCCCTGGCGTGGTGGCccttcaggagctgctggaTGCAGCCTCCGAGGAGCTGGAGCCTGAGGACGTCTGGCAGCCCAAGGACATGAATGACACCTGCCTCTACATCTTCACCTCTGGCACCACTG GTCTTCCCAAAGCTGCCCGAGTCTCCCACCTCAAGTCCATCATGTGCTTGAGCTTCTACGAGCTGGTGGGCGCGTCCAGCCGGGATGTGGTGTACCTGGCACTGCCCCTTTACCACATGGCCGGGTCCCTTCTGGGCATCGTTGGCTGCATCGGCATCg GGGCCACTTGTGTGCTGAAGGAGAAGTTCTCAGCCGGACAGTTCTGGGCTGACTGCCGCGCCGAGGGCGTCACCGTCTTCCAGTACATCGGGGAGCTCTGCCGCTACCTCATCAACCAGCCGCAG CGCCCTGGGGAGCGAGACCACGGGCTGCGGCTGGCGGTGGGCAGCGGACTGCGCCCCGACGTCTGGCGGAGCTTCCTGCAGCGCTTCGGAGCCATCCGCATCGTGGAGACCTACGGCATGACCGAGGGCAACGTCACCCTCTTCAACTACACCGGCACGCCGGGGGCCGTGGGGCGCAGCAGCTTCATCTACAAG ctcttctcACCTTTCGAGATCGTACGCTACGACGTCACCGAGGGCGCTCCGGTGCGGGACGCGGACGGGCGCTGCATCCGCGTACGGGCGG GCGAGACGGGGCTGCTGATCGCCCCGGTGACACCCCGGACCCCCTTCCTGGGCTACGCTGGTAGCCAGGAGCTGTCTGAACAGAAGCTGCTGCGCGGGGTCTTCACCGAGGGCGATACCTACTTCAGCACGggggacctgatggagcaggatgCGGCCCAGTTTGTCCGCTTCCGGGACCGCACTGGGGACACCTACAG GTGGAAAGGTGAGAACGTGGCCACCACGGAGGTGGCAGAAGTCTTGGTGGCCCACGAGTCCCTGCAGGAAGCCACCGTCTATGGCGTCACCGTGCCAG GCCGCGAGGGCCGTGCCGGGATGGCTGCCGTGGTGCTGCGCCCTGGCTGGCGGCTGGACGGCGCCGCTCTCTACCGgcacctggagcagctgctgccgccCTACGCCCGGCCCCGCTTCCTCCGCCTGCAG GAGCGCCTGGCGATGACGGAGACGttcaagcagcagaaggtgcGGTTGGCACAGGAGGGCTTTTACCCGGAGCGCGTCCCTGACCCTCTCTTCCTTCTGGACGAGGCCGCCAAAGCCTATGTGCCCCTCGGCCccgtgctgctgcagggagtccTGGACGGGAGCTTCCGCATTTAG